TCAGAAACGAATTATCCTGGGCGGTGTGGTCATGATAGCCGTCATCGCGACGGCGGCGTTCGCCGCCCAAGCGCCGGCCCGCTTCTTCGACACGGCCCAGGCGCCGCAGGGCAAGGTCCGGCTGGCGGTCTTCTATCCTTCGGTCGGCTCGCTTAAAGCCCTGATCGCCGTCAAGGATCAAGGATTTATCCCCTACGCCGATTGGGAGATCGTCGGCGTCCACCACGAGAGGGAACGGACGAACTACGCCGAGGCGGAGAAGTTCGTCAAGGACAACAACCTGGATTGGATCCATTTCCACACCATCCAAGCCGACATCGGGCTGGATTCGCTTTACAAGAAGAACGCCGCCTCGGCCGAGCTGGAAAAGATCTTCGATCTCAGCAGCGGGATCGTCTTCAACGGCGGGCCGGATATCGTCCCTGCCGCCTACGGCGAGGAGATGAGCCTTCACACCGTCGTCACCGATCCCTACCGCCACTATATCGAGCTGACCGCGATCTTCCACCTGCTGGGCGGTTCGCAGGACCCCGCCTTCAAGGCCTATCTCGAGAAGCGGCCCGATTTCCCCATCCTCGGCATCTGCCTGGGCATGCAGAGCTTGAACGTCGGCACGGGCGGAACGCTCATCCAGGACATTTGGTCGGAGTCTTATTTCGCCCGGACGGTGCAGGACGCCATCCGCTTGGGATCGTTCGCCTGGCATACCAACCCTTACCCCAAGCTCGCCCCGCTCGAGAAGAGCCTCATTCCCTACATGCTGCACCCCATCCGGCTAGCCGAGACGGGTAAGCTCGTAGTCGCCCTGGGGATGAAGCCGGACGCCCTGCCCTATGTCATGAGTGCCCACCATCAGTCGGCCGAGAAGATCGGCAAGGGCTTCAAGGTCATCGCCACGTCGGTGGACGGCAAGGTGGTCGAGGCCATCGAGCACGAGAAGTACCCCAATGTCCTGGGCGTCCAGTTCCACCCGGAATTCCCGATGCTTTGGGACGCGACGCCGAAGTACAAGGTCGCGCCCGACGACAAGAATCTATTCGCCTGCCGAACGATCCTGGAGAAGAATCCGCCCAGCTTCGAGTTTCACAAGAAGCTCTGGGGCTGGTTCTTCGCCGCCTTAAAAAAATAGGGGGACAGTATACGTAATCCCCAATTATTTATTGGGGGGTTGGTTCTTCGCAGTTTCAAAGAAACAAGGGATCCGAAAAACACGCTGACGCTAAAACTTGATAATGGCATGCTCCGTGTCGACGGTGAAGAACCTATATTTGTCGTAACGAATCTGGGTATCGACGCGGACCCGCTTGCCGACGCCCCATTGGGGCACCAGGTACTCGATGAGGAGAGAGACGCGGCTCGGGAAAAGCACTCCGTTCTTCTCCTCTTCGTAATCCGCCGTCATCGTCCCCAGGGGACTGAGGCCGATCCGGGACGCTTCTTCGAACACGAATTCGTAGCCTTCGACCGGCAGGCCTTGCGTCTCGCAGCGGAGAATCTGGGAGGTTTCGGAGTCGATCCAAATCTTAGCGGCCGGGATGCGGCTCGCCGCGCCGGACCGGGCGGTCGCCTCGATAACGGCGACCGACCGGCCGCGTATTCTTTCCTGCCCTAGAAGGCGGAAGTCATATGACTCCTGGCGATCAGCGGCCAGCACATCCAGCGGCGCGAACAAAGGCTTCAAAGAGGCGTAGCGCTTTTCGTCGGGCAGGCCGGCTCCCTTGGCGGCTTTTTTGACGTTCGATTCCAAGAGAGCTCGCCGCTCCGTCGTCCGGCCTTCCTTTCGGATCATCTGGAAATCACTGCTGAAACGATAAGTCTTGGTTTTGAATGGATCTCTCGACAGGGAGGCCCTCCGATTGGCGATTGCAATGAATTCCCCGCCGCCGGTCGGCTTCGTAGTGGTCTTAATTTCTTCAGCCACAGTTTTTTCGGGCAGGTGAAGGGCACAATCAATGGAGCGGATGGATTCCTGACAAACAAAATCCAGCGCCGCCTCCGACAATCGCCGGCAGTAGGACGCCCCCAGGAGAAGGATCTTTTTCAATTCGGGAGAATAGGGCTCGAGCGCGCCGGCCTGCGGCCGGGCGGCCGTCACGGGCCACCGGGCCGGATCGAAATCGACCGTCCAATCGAATGATGCGGCCGAGGCCTTAAAGCCTTTGAGGACCGGCTCGAACGTCCATTGCCGGATGGCCTGTATGGCGGCGTCGTCAAGGAAAGGATGGACGGAAGTCTTCACGGCGACGTTGCGGACTTTGCCTTTTTCATCGATGCTGACTCGATAACGGCCCTGCCCGGCGATCCCTTGGCGGATGAGATCGTCAGGATAGATCGGGAGAGCCTGAAGGATCGGCTGAGGGCGCGACGCCGGCATGAGGAGCAAGACAATTGTCTTGCTATTAAAAGGAAGGAAAAGAAGTCCCGGTTCCTCGACGGCCAGCGCGACCTCTTTCTCCAAAAGCTTCTCCATACGACTTTTGAAGAAGTCCGGATGCACGGCCGCCCGCAGACTTCTCACGGCGGCCGATTCTTCTTTGCTCCCCGCAATCGGCCATGGCGAGATTTCCTTGGCGTAAAGGGCCAACTTAAAGCTCAAGGCTCCGTCGAAGCGCCAAGCGGGAGTAATCTCGAACCGAAGGGCGGCCGGCGGTTGAATGACGAAATCACTCAGCGCCAGAGCTTGACCGTCCCAGAAGAAGATCAGGGAAAACAGGCTCTCGGCCGATTCAATCTCGCGGATTCCGGGTATGGCCCGAATCGCGGCGGATCGTAAATCGCTTTCCGACCCGTTGACGGCGGATTTAAGGGGTGCCAGCCGGGGATCGGAAACCGCGGCCAAGAACTCAACCGGGCTCGTCCGCGATTTTCCAGACGGTTCCGTGATCAGAAAGGCGCGGACTTGAAGCAGGGATTCTTGCGCAGGTAACAGGGCGACGGCGGTGATGCTGAGGCACAATCCCAAAATGATCAATCGCCGAAAATCGTGTCGCATATCCCCTCCCCACATAGGCAAAACCCTATCAAAGGCCCTGCCCGGATTCAAGATAACACAGTTTTTCCAGCAAGAAACATGCCTTTGTGTCCCCCTAGGAATATCAATGAGAGCCCTTCGCCACCGTCCGGAAAAGCGGACGATTGTCTTAACCCCGAGACGGTTGACCAGCGGGCATTCTTATTTGACTTGAAGTGCCGCCCGCAGGGCCGCCTCGATCTTGACGGCATGGGCGGAGCCGGCGGTGACGAAAACGCGGCGGCCCGATTTCACAAGGTGAATAATGGCTTGGACAAGGTGCGCGTCGCGGGCGATCCCGGCCCGGCGGGCGATGGCCCCGAGGTAGCCGGGCAGGCCGTCCTCGTCGGATTCGTCGCGCCAGTCGAGCAGGCCGGCGAAATCCCGCCGCCAAACCGCGTCTATCGCCCCCATATCCGGCAGCGTCCCCTCCAGCCCGGGCCATCGGGTGCGCTTGCGGAGGTATTCTTCGACGAAGCGCTCGGGATCGGCCGGTTTGCCGAAGCGCAGGTTTCCAAAGTAGGGCCGGAGCACATAAAATAGCGCGACTTGCTCCGGAGGGAATTCCCCAAGGACAAAGGCCAGCTCGGCCTCGAGGGGCTGTTCCCAGGTGTAGATTTCGACCCGGTGGCGCCGGGCCAGACCGTAAACGGCGCCGCTCTCGCCGAATTGCTTGACCGGATCGACGAAGGCGGCGGGGAGAAACCCCATCCGGCCCTCCACGAGCGCAACCGCGGGTTGGAATCGCGCCCAGCTTTCGCTGATAAGCCCGATCTGTGGATTTCGCGGATCGCGGGTATGTTCCGCGCCGAACACAAGGACAGCGCCCGCGCCGCTCGAAATCTCATAGATATAGGGCCGGCAATGCGTTTCGATGACCTGGCTATATTCGGCATCGGTCATGACGGGCACGGACAAATCGATCGGCTCGAAGCCCGAATATTCCGGCGGATTCTTCCAGCCCGTCAGCCAGACGAGCGCGGCCAGGCCGAGGAGCGCCGCGATGATACCTAACCCGAGCCGGATAACGAATCTTCGCGTCTTCAAATCGCCCTCGCTGACAGAAGTCAGTCCTATCCTTGCCCGGCCAGAAAGCGCGGTAGATAAGAATCCAAGAAAGCGGCCGGCAACAGGATCGGGAACGGAAGTCGGGGATCTTTGAGGCCGAGAAGATCGCGTTTGTCTCCGGTGACGAGGACGTCGGCCTTCCCGTCAACGGCCGAGGCGATGACCGGCGCGTCCTTGGCCGCCACGGAGGGGATCCATTGTTCGACAGCCTGTTGGCTTGGAAGAGGGATGATTTCGAATCCCAGCCGCTCGATTAAAGCCCGAACGAGAGGCTGCGCCTGCGGAAGCCGCTTTCCCAGGTTGCGCTCGATTTCGAGAAGGTTGTATTCGCCGATCAGAGGATGTAGGGGCGGCAGCCGGGCGGCCAGCACATCGAGGATCCGGCTCGGCGCGCCCCGATCGGAGAAGAAGGCCGAGAGGACGACGTTGGAATCAAGAAAAACCCTAAGGCTTGCGGCCATAGGTCTCCTCGTAGATTTCCCCCCGGGCTTCGTCGAGGCCGTCGGCAAGCTCGTTCAGGGATAATCCCGAAGCGGTCAGAATGCGGCGCAATTCGCCGCGGGCCTCGTCCACACCCAGCCGGCGGGGTGTCACTAAGATGGAATCGCCCAGCGGGATGATCGTGACTTCCCGGCCTTGGGCCAAAGGTCCGGCTTCCCTGACGCCCTTGGGAATGGTCAATTGGCCGCGATCCTTGATTTCCCCTGAATAGGAACGATATTGTTTCATACGTCTTCCTCAATCTGATTTCAGATTATCAGATTTCCGATTTTTTTGCAATCCAAAGCACCGGCGCGCCCGAGCGGCGGGAAGAGGATTCCTAGATTTTTCGCGCGGCGAGGGCGACGAGCCAGCGGTGGAACGGGATAAGCGGCGTGAACGCCTCGACGCAGTAATCCACGAAGCGGGCCGAATAGAACTCGTCCGGAATCTTGGTTTCGCGTCCGATCCACAGGCCGTTGTGCTTCAAGAGCGCGGCGTTGGGGTGCGCGGCGTCGTAGCCGGCGGGAATGCGCTTGTAATGCTCGCCGCCGATCTCCCAGCCAGGCCTGGAGCGGGCCGCGTCCAAAATCTTCGTCAGATCACGGCCCGACTTGGGCGCCGTGACGGCCCGCCGGAACCGCTCCAGCAGAGTTTTGGGAATAATGTACATGCCCGCGCCCAGCATCAGATCCGGCGGCTCGAGATGGACGTAGAATCCAGCCGTCTCCAAGCGGGGCAGGTCGCTCTCCCAGAAGTAAAGCCCGAGGTTCGTCTTGTAGGGCGCCGGATCCAGGCTGAAACGAGTGTCCTTGTGGATGCGGAAGATCGATTTGTCGACCCGGGG
This genomic stretch from Candidatus Aminicenantes bacterium harbors:
- a CDS encoding gamma-glutamyl-gamma-aminobutyrate hydrolase family protein (Members of this family of hydrolases with an active site Cys residue belong to MEROPS family C26.); its protein translation is MSHQKRIILGGVVMIAVIATAAFAAQAPARFFDTAQAPQGKVRLAVFYPSVGSLKALIAVKDQGFIPYADWEIVGVHHERERTNYAEAEKFVKDNNLDWIHFHTIQADIGLDSLYKKNAASAELEKIFDLSSGIVFNGGPDIVPAAYGEEMSLHTVVTDPYRHYIELTAIFHLLGGSQDPAFKAYLEKRPDFPILGICLGMQSLNVGTGGTLIQDIWSESYFARTVQDAIRLGSFAWHTNPYPKLAPLEKSLIPYMLHPIRLAETGKLVVALGMKPDALPYVMSAHHQSAEKIGKGFKVIATSVDGKVVEAIEHEKYPNVLGVQFHPEFPMLWDATPKYKVAPDDKNLFACRTILEKNPPSFEFHKKLWGWFFAALKK
- a CDS encoding TonB family protein, producing MRHDFRRLIILGLCLSITAVALLPAQESLLQVRAFLITEPSGKSRTSPVEFLAAVSDPRLAPLKSAVNGSESDLRSAAIRAIPGIREIESAESLFSLIFFWDGQALALSDFVIQPPAALRFEITPAWRFDGALSFKLALYAKEISPWPIAGSKEESAAVRSLRAAVHPDFFKSRMEKLLEKEVALAVEEPGLLFLPFNSKTIVLLLMPASRPQPILQALPIYPDDLIRQGIAGQGRYRVSIDEKGKVRNVAVKTSVHPFLDDAAIQAIRQWTFEPVLKGFKASAASFDWTVDFDPARWPVTAARPQAGALEPYSPELKKILLLGASYCRRLSEAALDFVCQESIRSIDCALHLPEKTVAEEIKTTTKPTGGGEFIAIANRRASLSRDPFKTKTYRFSSDFQMIRKEGRTTERRALLESNVKKAAKGAGLPDEKRYASLKPLFAPLDVLAADRQESYDFRLLGQERIRGRSVAVIEATARSGAASRIPAAKIWIDSETSQILRCETQGLPVEGYEFVFEEASRIGLSPLGTMTADYEEEKNGVLFPSRVSLLIEYLVPQWGVGKRVRVDTQIRYDKYRFFTVDTEHAIIKF
- a CDS encoding DUF2461 domain-containing protein, producing the protein MAKPKTLEEIGPFEGFSPKTTAFFRDLARHNNRDWFEGHREIYDQHVLAPAKSFIMALGARLKPLVPGLAAIPRVDKSIFRIHKDTRFSLDPAPYKTNLGLYFWESDLPRLETAGFYVHLEPPDLMLGAGMYIIPKTLLERFRRAVTAPKSGRDLTKILDAARSRPGWEIGGEHYKRIPAGYDAAHPNAALLKHNGLWIGRETKIPDEFYSARFVDYCVEAFTPLIPFHRWLVALAARKI
- a CDS encoding AbrB/MazE/SpoVT family DNA-binding domain-containing protein yields the protein MKQYRSYSGEIKDRGQLTIPKGVREAGPLAQGREVTIIPLGDSILVTPRRLGVDEARGELRRILTASGLSLNELADGLDEARGEIYEETYGRKP
- a CDS encoding PIN domain-containing protein, whose protein sequence is MAASLRVFLDSNVVLSAFFSDRGAPSRILDVLAARLPPLHPLIGEYNLLEIERNLGKRLPQAQPLVRALIERLGFEIIPLPSQQAVEQWIPSVAAKDAPVIASAVDGKADVLVTGDKRDLLGLKDPRLPFPILLPAAFLDSYLPRFLAGQG